TGGGGTTTCATTTTCAAAGTTTCAAACAAATTTAGGATTTTTAAATATCCAATGTAAACTGTTCGAGAAGTTGTCTGAAACTTTTTCTATGATATTTGGTCAATCCGTACTTTCGTATAGCCTCCCTGTGTTCCTTGGTAGGATATCCTTTGTTTTTTTTCCAATTGTACATCGGATATTCCTCATGAATAGTGCACATGTATTCATCCCTGTATGTTTTTGCCAATATAGATGCTGCTGCAATGCTCATAAATTTGCTATCTCCTTTAATAACACATTCATGTCCAACGGAAGGATAGGGTTTAAAACGGTTGCCATCGACCAAAATAAAGCTTGGCGTTTGTGAAAGACCATCTAAAGCCTTGTGCATGGCAAGTATAGAAGCGTTCAATATATTTATTTGATCTATTTCGTCTTGAAAAACATGGCATACCGAAAAAGTAACCGCTTCTTTTTCCAAAACAGATTTCAAGTAATCTCTTTTTGTCAAGGATACTTGTTTTGAATCATTAAGAATATCATTGGCAAAACCTTTTGGTAATATTATTGCGCCTGCCGTAACCGGTCCGGCCAAACAACCTCTGCCAGCCTCATCAGTACCAGCTTCATTTTCAAATTTTAGTAAACTTTTGAGCATGATTTCTAGCAGCGCTTCATTTTATTCATAAAAAATAACATGTAATTAGGTAAAATGGTTAAAATGATAACTTTTTTTCAAAGAAAATACCTACGAAAAAAAAATATCATAATTATTGGTGCAATTTTAACATTTAACGCCTTCAATCCAATGTATTTTTTGGAATATTAAGTTTTTATTAAGATTTTTACCGCTGACTAATTCAAAAATTCAATTAAATGAGATCAAAGTTAACTTTGATGCTTGCGCCATTATTGGTGTTATGCATGAGTTTCTCTTTTGGACAAGAGAAAACAATTACCGGTAACGTATCCGATGAAAACGGCTTGCCTCTCCCAGGCGTTTCAGTGGTCGTGGTGGGTACAACATCTGGTACACAAACCGATTTTGACGGTAACTACACTATTTCTGCAAGTGAGGGCCAAGTACTACGTTTTACTTACTTGGGGCAAAGGACCGTGAACAGAACAGTTGGTTCTTCTACTAGTATCAATATTCAGATGGAGGAAGATACCCAAGCATTGGAAGAAGTTGTTGTTGTTGCCTACGGTACGCAAAAGAAAGAGGAGATTACGGGTTCGGTAACTACTATCAAGGCAGAGGACATCCAAACAGTACAAACTGGTGATGTTACTCAGGGACTGGCAGGTAGGCTATCTGGGGTCCAAATCATAAACAATACTGGTGCACCGGGCGATCCACCACAGGTTAGATTTAGAGGTATTGGGTCAATCAATTCATCAAACGAACCTTTGTATGTTGTTGATGGAGTTGTTTTTAATGGAAATATAAACTCTATTAACCCACAAGATGTTGAGTCGTTGACTGTGCTTAAAGATGCTTCGGCCAATGCCTTGTATGGAAGTAGGGGTGCTAACGGGGTAATTCTTATTACTACGAAAAAAGGTGGTACGGATAAGTTGGAAGTTACATTCGATACAAGGGTTGGTTTCAATACCAGAGCTACACCTGAGTATGATGTAATCACTGATCCTGCTCAATACTATGAAGCAGCCTATGACCGATGGAGAATAGGTCTTATTGATGCAGGGACTGACCCAGCTGAAGCCGCTCAGATTGCGGCAAGTCAGATTGTTTCAGGAGGGGATTTCTCTCTTGGGTACAACAATTATGATGTTCCGGACGACCAATTAATCGATCCAGCTACTGGACAAATCAATCCGAATGCAAATCTCTTATATCAAGACAGTTGGATAGATGAGTCATATAAAACCGGGACAAGAATAGAGAATTATGTAAGTCTTCGTTACAGTAACGATTTGCTTAATACATTTTTATCTATAGGGCATCTTAATGATGATGGAATTGTGCTGAATTCAGGTTTTGAAAGAACTACTGCCAGATTAAATTCCAGTTTCCGTCCAACCGAATGGTTGACGATTGGGGGTAGTATGAACTATGCCCAGACCAATCAAGACAATGCACTTCTTGGTGCAGGTTCAGGTAATGTAAGTAATATTGCTAACTGGGCAAGGACAACCGCACCTGTGTACCCAGTTTTTGGAAGGGACGGACAAGGAAATATAATTAGAGATACTGATGGTAATGTGGTATTTGATTTTGGTACAGGTTCTAACGGAACAGTTGGTCTTAGACCGGCATTTAAGTCAAATGCAAATCCGGTAGCTACCAGTTTATTGGATATTGATGGGAATGTAGCGGACAATTTTTCAGGGAGATTCAATGCATCTGCTAAATTCTTAAAGGATTTTGAATTCACCTACAATTTCTCTGCAGATATAACCCAAGCTAACATAACTCAATTTGCTACACCAATCGGGGGAGACGCCCAAGCTGTAAATGGAAGAATTACCACAAGGTCTAATCGCGGAGTTACCACTGCCCATCAACAATTACTTAATTGGAGAAAAGAATTGGGCAACCATAGTTTGAGTGTTTTGTTAGGACATGAAAGCAATGATTTTAATTTCAGATTGTTGCAGGGTCAAGTTACTGAGACAGTTATTGATAGACTTGCTGTATTGGAAAACGGTGTTAATATCCAATTTCTTAACGGTTATGAGAAGGATTACAGGGTTGAGGGGTATTTTTCTAGGTTGACATATGATTATGATGACAAGTATTTCTTCAATGCCAGTTTCAGGAGAGATGGAACTTCGGTTTTTTCACCTGATAACAGATGGGGTAATTTCTACGGTCTAGGTGTGGCTTGGTCAGCACACAAAGAGAGCTTTTTGTCTAATGCAAATTGGTTGAGCGTTTTAAGATTAAAGGCTAGTTTCGGCCAGCAAGGTAACGATGCTATTTTGTACGAGGATATACGTACAAATGTTGCGGATTTAGATAACAGAAACTATTATGCATATGAGGATCAATTCGATATAGTTAATGCGGGTAACAATGTTCCTGGGATTACATTTTTTCAATTAGGAAATGAAGATTTGAAATGGGAAACCTCAACCAACATTAATGCAGGATTTGAGCTTGGTCTTTTCCAGAATAGAATCTTATTGAATGCTGAGTATTTTGAAAGAAACGTTGAGGATCTTCTTTTCTTTAGACCTATCGCTTTATCAGAAGGGGTTGGAACTAGACCTGAGAATGTAGGGGATATGGAAAACAAAGGTGTGGAAGTGGAATTAGGTATTGACATCATTAGAAATAGCAACTTTAACTGGTCTCTCAACATTAATGGAACACACTTCAAAAATGAAATTACAAGCTTGCCTGTTGACTTTATTGATGACCCTAATAATGGTATCTTTAGATTGGAAGAAGGAAGGTCTAGATTTGATTTCTTTACAAGAGAGTTTGCTGGTGTTGATCCAGAGAATGGAGATGGTTTATGGTTTACAGATGTTTTAGATGCAGATGGTAACCCTACAGGAGAAAGAGAAACTACCAACGATAGGGTGAATGCAACAGAGTATTTTGTGGACAAGAGTGCTAATCCAGATGTATTCGGAGGATTCTCAACAGCTTTCTCTTACAAAGGATTCTCTCTGGATGTAGGTTTTGCTTATCAAATAGGTGGATACGCTTGGGACAATGTCTACCAGACACTTCTTGGAACAACTTCTGCGGGAGATAACTTCCACCTAGATGTACTCGATTCCTGGACGCCTGAGAACACAACGGCTACCATTCCTCGTCTAGACGTAAATGACGTAAATCAAGCTGGGATTTCTGATTTTTTCCTTATTGATGCCTCATTTTTGAGCTTACAGAACGCAACAATTTCTTATAGCTTCAGCTCAAAACTGGTTGAGCGTTTGGGAATTGCAGGTCTTAGAATTTATGCTACAGGAAATAATTTGTATGTATGGAGCAAACGAAGAGGGTTTGATCCAAGGTTGACTTCTGTTGGAACAACTAATGCTGGAGCATCTATAAATGAATTTCCCCTAGCTAGAACCACATCTATGGGTGTAACACTTAATTTTTAATAGTTATGAAAAAGATTAAATTTTTAATTTTAACTTTCATGCTGACGTTATCTTTCGTTAGTTGTGAAAACGAGTTTTTAGATACGGAACCTGAAAGGTCCATATCTGGAGAACAGGTAGCTGGTGCTCCTGCGGCAAACGAAGCTATCATCAATGGTATTTATGCAAACCTAAGAACTTTTGGTATAGGTAATCCAGGGCGTGTTGATACCGATTATGGACATAAAGGAATTACAGCGGGATATGATATGATGGCTCAGGATATTGTCCTTAATAATTTTAATTGGTATATTTTCTTTTACAATTATAATGGGATTCAACAAACAAGTAGCCGTACGAGGATTACATGGGTTACGTATTACTCTGTAATTGCAGATGCAAACAGTGTTATAAATGGTTTGCAAGACAAGGCCGACAGAACTCCCGAAGAAGATGCGTTATTGGGACAGGCTTTGGCCATAAAAAGTTTCTGTTTGTTTAACTTAGTTAGAGTTTATGCATTTACTTATATAGGTCATGAAAGTGATCCTGGTGTCCCAATTCCAGACAGGATAGACTTTGACAGCAAGAATAGAGGTACGGTGCAAGATGTTTATGACCAAATTATTCCTGATTTGCAAACTGCTGTGACTCTTTTGAATGGTTTTACAAGGGATAATAAGCAGCAGATAGACCAAAGTGTAGCTCAAGGTATTCTGGCCAATGTTTACTTGGAAACTGGAAATTGGGCGGGAGCAGAAGAAAATGCCAGACTGGCAAGGACTTCATATTCCTTAATGACAGGTGAAGAATGGGCTACTGGTGGTTTCGACGTGATATCTAACATAGAATGGATGTGGGGTGCTGATATTGACAGTGAGTCTAGTACCACCTTCCCATCGTTTTTCTCGCATTTTGACAGTTTTTCTGGAGGATATGCCGGTGTTACCGGAGGGCATAAGCTAATTGATGCAAGATTATGGAATGCATTACCAGATACTGATATTAGAAAAACAGCTTTTGTTGATCCTGACAATAACACTACAGATTTCCCAGATTATACAAATACTAAGTTTGTTGATCAGACGGGTACATTTGAAGGAGATTATGTTTACATGAGAGCTTCAGAAATGTTATTGATTGAGGCTG
The nucleotide sequence above comes from Flagellimonas sp. HMM57. Encoded proteins:
- a CDS encoding RagB/SusD family nutrient uptake outer membrane protein; its protein translation is MLTLSFVSCENEFLDTEPERSISGEQVAGAPAANEAIINGIYANLRTFGIGNPGRVDTDYGHKGITAGYDMMAQDIVLNNFNWYIFFYNYNGIQQTSSRTRITWVTYYSVIADANSVINGLQDKADRTPEEDALLGQALAIKSFCLFNLVRVYAFTYIGHESDPGVPIPDRIDFDSKNRGTVQDVYDQIIPDLQTAVTLLNGFTRDNKQQIDQSVAQGILANVYLETGNWAGAEENARLARTSYSLMTGEEWATGGFDVISNIEWMWGADIDSESSTTFPSFFSHFDSFSGGYAGVTGGHKLIDARLWNALPDTDIRKTAFVDPDNNTTDFPDYTNTKFVDQTGTFEGDYVYMRASEMLLIEAEAKARLGDPTAAAVLFELVSTRDTGYTQSTSTGSDLVDEIYFQRRIELWGEGVSWFDLKRLKLPLNRTGEGSNHMDFGKFDLEAESNSFRMQIPEAELNSNENINVNDQNPAPVVN
- a CDS encoding SusC/RagA family TonB-linked outer membrane protein; amino-acid sequence: MRSKLTLMLAPLLVLCMSFSFGQEKTITGNVSDENGLPLPGVSVVVVGTTSGTQTDFDGNYTISASEGQVLRFTYLGQRTVNRTVGSSTSINIQMEEDTQALEEVVVVAYGTQKKEEITGSVTTIKAEDIQTVQTGDVTQGLAGRLSGVQIINNTGAPGDPPQVRFRGIGSINSSNEPLYVVDGVVFNGNINSINPQDVESLTVLKDASANALYGSRGANGVILITTKKGGTDKLEVTFDTRVGFNTRATPEYDVITDPAQYYEAAYDRWRIGLIDAGTDPAEAAQIAASQIVSGGDFSLGYNNYDVPDDQLIDPATGQINPNANLLYQDSWIDESYKTGTRIENYVSLRYSNDLLNTFLSIGHLNDDGIVLNSGFERTTARLNSSFRPTEWLTIGGSMNYAQTNQDNALLGAGSGNVSNIANWARTTAPVYPVFGRDGQGNIIRDTDGNVVFDFGTGSNGTVGLRPAFKSNANPVATSLLDIDGNVADNFSGRFNASAKFLKDFEFTYNFSADITQANITQFATPIGGDAQAVNGRITTRSNRGVTTAHQQLLNWRKELGNHSLSVLLGHESNDFNFRLLQGQVTETVIDRLAVLENGVNIQFLNGYEKDYRVEGYFSRLTYDYDDKYFFNASFRRDGTSVFSPDNRWGNFYGLGVAWSAHKESFLSNANWLSVLRLKASFGQQGNDAILYEDIRTNVADLDNRNYYAYEDQFDIVNAGNNVPGITFFQLGNEDLKWETSTNINAGFELGLFQNRILLNAEYFERNVEDLLFFRPIALSEGVGTRPENVGDMENKGVEVELGIDIIRNSNFNWSLNINGTHFKNEITSLPVDFIDDPNNGIFRLEEGRSRFDFFTREFAGVDPENGDGLWFTDVLDADGNPTGERETTNDRVNATEYFVDKSANPDVFGGFSTAFSYKGFSLDVGFAYQIGGYAWDNVYQTLLGTTSAGDNFHLDVLDSWTPENTTATIPRLDVNDVNQAGISDFFLIDASFLSLQNATISYSFSSKLVERLGIAGLRIYATGNNLYVWSKRRGFDPRLTSVGTTNAGASINEFPLARTTSMGVTLNF
- a CDS encoding ribonuclease HII — its product is MLKSLLKFENEAGTDEAGRGCLAGPVTAGAIILPKGFANDILNDSKQVSLTKRDYLKSVLEKEAVTFSVCHVFQDEIDQINILNASILAMHKALDGLSQTPSFILVDGNRFKPYPSVGHECVIKGDSKFMSIAAASILAKTYRDEYMCTIHEEYPMYNWKKNKGYPTKEHREAIRKYGLTKYHRKSFRQLLEQFTLDI